A single Mesomycoplasma ovipneumoniae DNA region contains:
- a CDS encoding signal peptidase II: MKTKINLVIRYINSKYIKIGKKRLLINILIAFLVILVTLLIDQLTKNLIFTYDEYRESTDKGFVKIISWGFIGFRPLLHQGVTSGINNIIGFTGIHIFAFLLSLLLLILIPFSKKYSLTIFMAILLGGNWGNEIDRILDDNHVKDLLFLPFVRSSGTFNFADIFIFVGPIGIFIVSLYDHAQPWISKKLKNKIFRKKSKN; encoded by the coding sequence ATGAAAACAAAAATTAACCTCGTTATCAGATATATTAATTCAAAATATATTAAAATCGGCAAAAAACGCTTATTAATTAACATTTTGATTGCTTTTTTGGTTATTCTGGTTACTCTATTAATTGATCAACTAACAAAAAATTTAATTTTTACCTATGATGAGTATAGAGAATCAACCGATAAAGGGTTTGTCAAAATTATTTCATGAGGTTTTATTGGTTTTCGTCCGCTTTTGCATCAAGGTGTAACTTCGGGAATTAATAATATTATTGGTTTTACAGGTATTCATATTTTTGCCTTTTTATTAAGTTTGTTACTTTTGATTTTGATTCCCTTTTCAAAAAAATATTCCCTAACAATTTTTATGGCCATATTATTAGGTGGGAATTGAGGCAATGAAATTGACCGAATTTTGGATGATAATCATGTAAAAGACTTGCTTTTTCTGCCATTTGTAAGGTCAAGTGGGACATTTAATTTTGCAGATATTTTTATTTTTGTCGGCCCCATTGGAATTTTTATTGTCTCTCTTTATGATCATGCTCAGCCTTGAATTTCAAAAAAACTCAAAAATAAAATCTTTAGGAAAAAAAGTAAAAATTAA
- a CDS encoding type IIA DNA topoisomerase subunit B encodes MTYSVEKLKLLKGLEAVKKRPGMYIGSTDINGLHQLIWEIFDNAVDEVIAGFANEIKVVINLDNSVEISDNGRGIPTEIHKKTGKTGVELVFTELHSGAKFSDEIYKTAGGLHGVGSSVVNALSKKMEVFVSRNQKLFYTSFINGGKIENRTQELGPSKISGTKIVFLPDFSFFSHKEYDPDMIISRLQETCFLVKNLKIEFVDLKNGIEKTFQFSKGIENFVEFLNKDSQKIHDKIIAFKEKSQEIIVEFAFQYVDSQQENIISFVNNVKTNLGGSHENGLKAGIVKAINTYGQQNNLLKNKQIFDFNDVKVGLSLILSLRIPEPILEFVGQTKNKLATVLAKTVTEEVVFRNLMSFFIQNKETAQKIITFLLNVYQQKEKLKLSLTETKISKSVAKEKRILSGKLTPANSKKAMNRELFLVEGESAGGSAKLARNREFQAILPLKGKIVNSQKTRLIEVLKNEEIIAIISALGTGIGQNFNLKNLNYGKIIIMTDADNDGAHIQILILTFLFYHMRPLIENGFVYIAQPPLYRISEKNKKDIYIWEEKEFHEYVKKHPNAQIQRYKGLGEMNASQLWQTTMDPEKRILEKVLIEDLEKVEENFRILMGERADLRKNWIQENVDFSLEDSFIDNLKEPVYE; translated from the coding sequence ATGACTTATTCAGTTGAGAAACTTAAACTTTTAAAAGGGCTTGAAGCTGTAAAAAAACGACCTGGAATGTACATAGGTTCAACAGACATTAACGGACTTCATCAATTAATCTGAGAAATTTTTGACAATGCAGTTGATGAAGTAATTGCTGGTTTTGCAAATGAAATTAAAGTGGTAATAAATCTTGATAATTCAGTTGAAATTAGCGACAATGGTCGCGGAATTCCGACTGAAATTCACAAAAAGACCGGTAAAACTGGTGTTGAATTAGTTTTTACAGAACTTCATTCAGGAGCTAAATTTTCTGATGAAATTTATAAAACCGCCGGCGGACTTCACGGAGTTGGCTCATCAGTTGTGAATGCATTATCGAAAAAAATGGAAGTTTTTGTTTCTCGTAACCAAAAATTGTTTTATACATCTTTTATTAACGGTGGAAAAATTGAAAATAGAACCCAAGAATTAGGTCCTAGCAAAATTAGTGGCACAAAAATAGTATTTTTGCCCGATTTTTCATTTTTTTCTCACAAAGAATATGATCCTGACATGATAATTTCAAGGTTACAAGAAACTTGCTTTTTAGTTAAAAATTTAAAAATCGAGTTTGTTGATCTAAAAAACGGTATTGAAAAAACTTTTCAATTTAGTAAAGGAATTGAAAATTTTGTTGAATTTTTAAACAAAGATAGCCAAAAAATTCATGACAAAATTATCGCTTTTAAAGAAAAAAGTCAAGAAATCATAGTAGAATTTGCATTTCAGTATGTTGATTCTCAACAGGAAAATATAATCTCATTTGTTAATAATGTAAAAACAAATTTAGGTGGAAGTCACGAAAATGGCCTAAAAGCCGGAATTGTAAAGGCAATTAATACTTATGGTCAACAAAATAATTTACTGAAAAATAAACAAATTTTTGACTTTAATGATGTAAAAGTTGGGCTTTCCTTAATTCTATCGCTGCGAATTCCTGAGCCAATTTTGGAATTTGTCGGCCAAACTAAAAATAAATTAGCAACAGTCTTGGCAAAAACAGTCACTGAAGAGGTCGTTTTTAGAAATTTAATGTCCTTCTTTATTCAAAATAAAGAAACCGCTCAAAAAATTATTACTTTTTTACTAAATGTTTATCAGCAAAAAGAAAAGTTAAAATTAAGTCTAACAGAAACAAAAATTTCTAAGTCAGTTGCAAAAGAAAAACGAATATTATCAGGAAAATTAACCCCTGCAAATTCAAAAAAAGCTATGAATCGCGAGCTTTTTTTAGTTGAAGGTGAATCAGCTGGTGGTTCAGCAAAACTTGCCCGAAATCGTGAATTTCAAGCAATTTTACCGCTCAAAGGTAAAATTGTAAATTCACAAAAAACTCGACTAATTGAAGTTTTAAAAAATGAAGAAATTATTGCCATTATTAGCGCTTTAGGAACTGGAATTGGTCAGAATTTTAACCTTAAAAACTTAAATTATGGCAAAATCATTATTATGACCGATGCTGACAATGACGGTGCTCACATTCAAATTTTAATTTTGACCTTCTTGTTTTATCATATGCGTCCTTTGATTGAAAATGGTTTTGTTTATATTGCCCAACCGCCTTTGTACCGAATTAGTGAAAAAAATAAGAAAGACATTTATATTTGAGAAGAAAAAGAATTCCATGAATATGTAAAAAAACATCCAAATGCTCAAATTCAGCGTTATAAAGGTCTTGGTGAAATGAATGCATCCCAACTTTGACAGACAACAATGGATCCTGAAAAACGAATTTTAGAAAAGGTTTTAATCGAAGACCTTGAAAAAGTTGAGGAAAATTTCCGCATTTTAATGGGAGAAAGAGCTGATTTGCGTAAAAATTGAATTCAAGAAAATGTTGACTTTTCACTTGAAGATAGTTTTATTGACAATTTAAAGGAGCCAGTCTATGAGTAA
- the gap gene encoding type I glyceraldehyde-3-phosphate dehydrogenase: MKKIAINGFGRIGRLALRQLLDLKDENLEVVAINDLTDASVLAHLLKYDSAQGRFSGTVSVLKEEDKNYLVINDKKIHVFSEKDPEMLPWGQLEIDLVLECTGRYASKAGATLHLNAGAKKVLVSAPAGNDVKTIVHNVNCHTVDENDKILSSASCTTNALAPLVNALEKEFGISHGFMTTVHAYTADQRIQDAPHKDLRRARAAAVNLVPSSTGAAKAIGLVVPSLTGKLDGIAIRVPVITGSFVDLSVELKSSPSIEELNKAIKKYESESFYYCDEPIVSSDIIGDTHGSIFDATLTKFVEVDGKRLYKLYTWYDNESSFVAQFVRVIRYFIQK; this comes from the coding sequence ATGAAAAAAATTGCAATTAACGGCTTTGGAAGAATCGGTAGATTAGCACTTCGCCAACTTCTAGATCTTAAAGATGAAAATTTAGAGGTTGTTGCAATTAATGATCTGACTGATGCATCTGTTTTAGCTCACCTTTTAAAATACGACTCTGCCCAAGGAAGATTTTCTGGAACTGTTAGCGTTTTAAAAGAAGAAGACAAGAATTATCTTGTAATTAATGACAAAAAAATTCACGTTTTTTCAGAAAAAGACCCTGAAATGTTACCTTGAGGACAACTAGAAATTGATTTAGTTCTTGAATGTACAGGGCGTTATGCATCAAAAGCTGGGGCTACTTTACACCTTAATGCTGGTGCAAAAAAAGTTCTAGTTTCTGCTCCTGCTGGAAATGATGTAAAAACTATAGTTCACAATGTAAACTGCCACACTGTTGATGAAAATGATAAAATTTTATCTTCTGCATCATGTACAACAAATGCGCTTGCTCCACTTGTAAATGCGCTTGAAAAAGAATTTGGAATAAGCCATGGATTTATGACAACAGTTCATGCTTATACTGCCGACCAAAGAATTCAAGATGCTCCACATAAAGATCTAAGAAGAGCGCGTGCTGCCGCTGTTAACTTAGTACCTTCTTCAACTGGTGCTGCAAAAGCAATTGGTCTTGTTGTGCCATCCTTAACTGGGAAATTAGACGGAATTGCAATAAGAGTGCCGGTAATTACGGGTTCTTTTGTTGACTTAAGTGTTGAATTAAAATCATCACCTTCTATTGAAGAACTTAATAAAGCAATTAAAAAATATGAAAGCGAATCCTTTTATTATTGCGACGAACCTATTGTTTCTAGCGACATTATCGGGGACACACATGGTTCAATTTTTGATGCAACCTTAACAAAATTTGTTGAAGTTGATGGTAAAAGATTATACAAACTATACACTTGATACGACAATGAATCTTCATTTGTTGCACAATTCGTTAGAGTTATCAGATACTTTATTCAAAAATAG
- a CDS encoding DNA topoisomerase (ATP-hydrolyzing) has translation MSKNFDIIINSKLDQILAEKFTRYSKYIIQNRAIPDVRDGLKPVQRRILYSMWQLGLKNTKNYKKSARVVGDVIGKFHPHGDSSIYDALVRLSQEWKINIPLVEMHGNKGSIDDDPPAAMRYTEVRLAQISEHLLELLSKNVVNFYPNFDDSEKEPTVLPAIFPNLLINGAIGIASGFATEIPPHNLVEVIQAVILMIKNPLITNAQISKVILGPDFPTGGIVYGKAGILDAFETGKGKIQISSSYKISEKNKQKVIEISSIPFGISKANLIQQIDTIRFEEKISGIKEVIDQSDQNGVLIFVELEKDANAELILNYLLQKTDMQIYYSYNSVAICNNSPKLLSIKEMIAYFLEHLRKVKLGEFNYELFKSKKRLEIIEGFLKVADITNEVIEIIRKSDNSKAGVIADLVKYLNFTEVQAEAIASMRLYRLSKIEQQSFLNESKILAQNIEEFQKLIENKEEFDLHLISMLENFAKIYGSPRKTKIVDKELQVKINHQDLIKDEQFYFWVSKSGLFKKMNIKNHAVDEIEKIQLPSEDFFVFQGKINQRQKGLFLTNKGDVGMLLAHQLEELTLKNNPNNLKISLGLKNDHELINSFFLDDLDSNHFLLFITKFGYAKRMQLKEIAKIRPNNMINCFKPKEGDELISIFLENKLKNIVLITSQNRALKISVSDVPIYGRISSGVKILKLQKNEKIVASVLINSSEKIAVIDNYSRFEKIASEKLHFGNRTIAPKSFDSKLDFSIIPKSVEIYSENLQIFDFDTTLKIVPVQKFINFDPNPKKNYKLFLTTDKNNENLPNFIEQNQANSSKILKTKLQEISEIDINLILEKIEKE, from the coding sequence ATGAGTAAAAATTTCGATATAATCATTAACTCCAAGTTAGATCAAATTTTGGCTGAAAAATTTACGCGCTACTCAAAATATATAATTCAAAACAGAGCAATTCCAGATGTTCGTGACGGACTAAAACCTGTTCAGAGACGAATTCTTTATTCAATGTGACAGCTTGGTCTAAAAAATACTAAAAATTACAAAAAATCAGCCAGAGTTGTCGGAGATGTAATTGGTAAATTTCACCCTCACGGAGATTCATCGATTTATGATGCGCTAGTTCGGCTGTCTCAAGAGTGAAAAATCAACATCCCACTTGTAGAAATGCACGGAAATAAAGGCTCAATTGACGATGACCCCCCTGCTGCAATGAGGTATACCGAAGTTAGACTAGCCCAAATTAGTGAACATTTACTTGAATTATTGTCAAAAAATGTCGTAAATTTCTATCCTAATTTTGATGATAGTGAAAAAGAACCCACAGTTTTACCAGCAATTTTTCCTAACTTGTTAATTAACGGGGCAATTGGAATTGCAAGTGGTTTTGCTACCGAAATACCTCCTCATAATTTAGTTGAAGTAATCCAAGCTGTAATTTTAATGATCAAAAATCCTTTAATTACAAACGCCCAGATTTCTAAAGTTATTTTAGGCCCTGATTTTCCCACAGGCGGAATAGTTTATGGAAAAGCCGGAATTCTAGATGCTTTTGAAACCGGAAAAGGAAAAATTCAAATTTCATCATCATACAAAATTTCTGAAAAAAACAAGCAAAAAGTGATCGAAATTTCCTCTATTCCTTTTGGAATTTCAAAGGCTAACTTGATTCAGCAAATCGACACAATTCGATTTGAAGAAAAAATTAGCGGAATTAAAGAGGTTATTGACCAATCTGATCAAAATGGTGTGCTTATTTTTGTCGAACTTGAAAAAGACGCAAACGCCGAATTAATTCTTAATTATTTGCTGCAAAAAACAGATATGCAAATTTATTATTCCTATAATTCGGTAGCAATTTGTAATAATTCGCCAAAATTACTGTCAATTAAAGAAATGATTGCTTATTTTCTCGAGCATTTAAGAAAAGTTAAACTTGGCGAATTTAATTATGAACTTTTTAAAAGCAAAAAAAGGCTTGAAATTATAGAAGGATTTTTAAAAGTTGCCGATATAACTAATGAAGTAATTGAAATTATCCGTAAATCTGATAATTCAAAAGCGGGTGTAATTGCTGATTTAGTTAAATATTTAAATTTTACCGAAGTTCAAGCTGAAGCAATTGCTTCGATGCGTTTGTATAGATTGTCTAAAATTGAACAACAATCATTTTTAAATGAATCTAAAATTTTAGCCCAAAACATTGAAGAATTTCAAAAACTTATTGAAAATAAAGAAGAATTTGACCTTCATTTAATTTCTATGCTAGAAAATTTTGCTAAGATTTATGGTTCTCCGCGAAAAACTAAAATAGTTGACAAAGAATTGCAAGTAAAAATTAACCATCAAGATCTAATTAAGGATGAACAGTTTTATTTTTGAGTTTCTAAGAGTGGTCTTTTTAAAAAAATGAACATAAAAAATCATGCAGTCGATGAAATTGAAAAAATTCAGTTACCTTCAGAGGATTTTTTTGTTTTTCAAGGTAAAATAAATCAACGTCAAAAAGGGCTTTTTTTAACAAATAAAGGTGATGTTGGTATGTTATTAGCTCATCAACTCGAAGAATTAACGCTAAAAAATAATCCAAATAACTTAAAAATTTCTCTTGGTCTTAAAAATGACCACGAATTAATTAATTCTTTTTTTCTCGATGACCTAGATTCTAATCATTTTTTACTTTTTATAACTAAATTTGGTTATGCAAAAAGAATGCAACTAAAAGAAATAGCAAAAATTAGACCAAATAATATGATAAATTGCTTTAAACCAAAAGAAGGTGATGAATTAATTAGCATTTTTTTAGAAAATAAATTAAAAAACATCGTCTTAATCACATCGCAAAATCGCGCACTAAAAATAAGTGTTTCAGATGTTCCAATTTATGGGCGTATTTCTTCAGGTGTAAAAATTTTAAAACTTCAAAAAAATGAAAAAATTGTTGCATCTGTTTTAATTAATTCCTCTGAGAAAATCGCGGTTATTGATAATTATTCGCGTTTTGAAAAAATTGCATCAGAAAAACTTCATTTTGGTAACAGAACAATTGCTCCCAAAAGCTTTGATTCAAAACTTGATTTTTCTATAATTCCAAAAAGTGTCGAAATTTATAGTGAAAATTTGCAAATTTTCGATTTTGACACCACTTTAAAAATTGTTCCAGTCCAAAAATTTATCAATTTTGACCCTAATCCTAAAAAAAATTATAAATTATTTTTAACAACTGATAAAAATAACGAAAATTTACCAAATTTTATTGAACAAAATCAAGCAAATTCTAGTAAGATTTTAAAGACTAAACTTCAAGAAATAAGTGAAATTGACATAAATTTAATTCTTGAAAAGATTGAAAAGGAATAA
- the ileS gene encoding isoleucine--tRNA ligase: MDKNFYKNSLNIFSTDFSMKANLPQKDKFFTEFWKNEDIYQKLLKKNINNPRFILHDGPPYANGDIHIGHALNKVLKDIIVRYKSMSGFYSPFVPGWDTHGLPIENKIINQIETKSTLEIRQKANDFANSQILVQKKQFEKLNLLTDFSQIYQTNDPSYEAKQLKLFKKIAEKGLIYRALKPIYWSPSSQSALAEAEIEYLNHRSPSIFVAFEVKNGNNFVKSSDKIIIWTTTPWTLIANAGVAVGLNFDYVRVKVGSNFYILAEKLLQILASSFEWNSYEIIDTFLGKNLVNIEYFHPIFDKVCPIVSGHHVTLDAGSGLVHLAPLFGEDDYWIGRENSLEMVMHVEDDGKFNEKAGQFSSQFYDSANKSITEYLKEKQSLLKLSFITHSFPHDWRTLKPVIYRGTPQWFVSVEKIKKELETAINEIEFPEKWLKNRLTKMIIDRKDWLISRQRSWGIPLIIFYDKNKNPVLDKPEIFDHIISQVQEFGSSIWYQKTADELLPPKYQNLGWTKENDILDVWFDSGVSFLAANINNEKPPFDIYLEGSDQYRGWFNSSLINSVIYFGFSPYKKLLSHGFVVDSKGNKMSKSRGNGVDPLVILNKYGCDIFRLWVANSEYYNDIVYSESIFEQNVEIYRKIRNTVRFLITNLADFEPKQYELQEVDLFIYNKIQKLKNEIIQYYDEYRFVRVVKIINNFIIEFSNFYLSIVKDILYADSKNSAKRRSIQYVFYELLLVLNIAIAPIMPTTAEEIYQFVQKSEKQTSIHLENFFKKSNFDPKLDEKWVEFFDVKNSVYQLIEQKIQSKEINRSNEIAVVLDSNASNFLKSLDLVKLLMVAKVEFKDKISIYNLNWPKCLRCWNHFETIQDVCDRCFEVLNENKN; the protein is encoded by the coding sequence ATGGATAAAAATTTCTATAAAAATTCGCTCAATATATTTTCCACAGATTTCTCAATGAAAGCTAATTTGCCTCAAAAGGACAAATTTTTTACTGAATTTTGAAAAAATGAAGACATTTATCAAAAACTTTTAAAAAAAAATATTAATAATCCAAGATTTATTCTTCATGACGGGCCTCCTTATGCAAACGGTGACATTCATATTGGCCATGCTCTTAATAAAGTTTTAAAAGATATAATAGTTCGATATAAATCAATGTCTGGTTTTTATTCACCTTTTGTCCCAGGTTGAGATACTCACGGTCTTCCAATTGAAAATAAAATTATTAACCAAATTGAGACAAAATCGACATTAGAAATTCGCCAAAAAGCCAATGATTTTGCTAATTCACAAATTTTAGTTCAAAAAAAACAGTTTGAAAAATTGAATTTATTAACAGATTTTAGCCAAATTTATCAAACAAATGACCCATCTTATGAAGCAAAGCAACTAAAATTATTTAAAAAAATCGCCGAAAAAGGTCTAATTTATCGTGCTTTAAAGCCAATTTATTGATCTCCTTCAAGTCAAAGTGCCCTAGCTGAAGCCGAAATTGAGTATCTAAATCACCGTTCTCCTTCGATTTTTGTTGCTTTTGAAGTTAAAAATGGCAACAATTTTGTAAAAAGTAGCGATAAAATCATCATTTGAACAACAACTCCTTGAACACTAATTGCAAATGCAGGGGTTGCTGTTGGTCTAAATTTTGACTATGTTAGAGTAAAAGTTGGATCAAATTTTTACATTTTAGCAGAAAAATTATTACAAATATTAGCCTCAAGTTTTGAGTGAAATTCTTATGAAATTATTGACACATTTTTAGGGAAAAACCTTGTAAATATCGAGTATTTTCATCCTATTTTTGACAAAGTTTGTCCTATAGTTTCAGGTCACCATGTTACTTTGGATGCTGGTTCGGGTCTTGTTCATCTTGCACCGCTTTTTGGTGAAGATGACTACTGGATTGGTCGAGAAAATAGCCTTGAAATGGTTATGCACGTTGAAGATGATGGAAAATTTAATGAAAAAGCAGGACAATTTTCTAGTCAATTTTATGATTCAGCAAATAAATCAATAACCGAATATCTCAAAGAAAAACAGTCACTTTTAAAATTAAGTTTTATCACCCACTCATTTCCTCATGATTGGCGAACATTAAAACCCGTAATTTATCGTGGTACACCTCAGTGATTTGTTTCTGTTGAAAAAATTAAAAAAGAGCTTGAAACAGCGATAAATGAAATTGAATTTCCTGAAAAATGACTCAAAAACCGCTTAACAAAAATGATAATTGACAGAAAAGACTGACTAATTTCACGCCAGAGAAGTTGAGGAATCCCGCTGATTATTTTTTATGACAAAAATAAAAATCCTGTTTTAGATAAGCCAGAAATTTTTGACCATATAATTTCACAAGTTCAAGAATTTGGTTCTTCAATATGATACCAAAAAACAGCTGACGAACTTTTGCCTCCTAAATATCAAAATTTAGGCTGAACAAAAGAAAACGATATTTTGGATGTCTGATTTGATTCAGGTGTTAGTTTTCTGGCCGCAAATATTAACAATGAAAAACCTCCTTTTGATATTTATTTAGAAGGATCTGACCAATATCGCGGCTGATTTAATTCATCTTTAATAAATTCGGTGATATATTTTGGCTTTTCACCTTATAAAAAATTATTGTCTCACGGTTTTGTTGTTGATTCAAAAGGGAACAAAATGTCAAAATCAAGAGGAAATGGAGTTGATCCGCTTGTAATTTTGAATAAGTACGGCTGTGATATTTTTCGACTTTGGGTTGCAAATAGTGAATATTATAATGACATTGTTTATTCAGAGTCAATTTTTGAGCAAAATGTTGAAATTTACCGTAAAATTCGCAACACAGTTCGATTTTTAATCACAAATTTAGCAGATTTTGAACCAAAACAATATGAATTACAAGAAGTTGACCTGTTTATATATAATAAAATTCAAAAGCTAAAAAACGAAATAATTCAGTATTATGATGAATATCGTTTTGTCCGTGTTGTAAAAATAATTAATAATTTTATAATTGAATTTTCTAATTTTTATCTGTCTATTGTCAAAGATATTTTGTATGCTGATTCAAAAAATTCAGCAAAAAGACGCTCAATTCAATACGTTTTTTATGAACTTTTATTAGTTTTAAATATCGCAATTGCTCCAATTATGCCAACAACAGCTGAAGAAATTTATCAATTTGTTCAAAAAAGTGAAAAGCAAACATCAATCCACCTGGAAAATTTCTTTAAAAAGTCTAATTTTGATCCAAAATTAGATGAAAAATGAGTTGAATTTTTTGATGTCAAAAATTCAGTTTATCAACTAATTGAGCAAAAAATTCAATCAAAAGAAATAAATCGTTCAAATGAAATTGCGGTTGTTTTAGACTCTAATGCCTCAAATTTTCTAAAATCACTTGATCTTGTGAAATTATTAATGGTTGCAAAAGTCGAATTTAAGGACAAAATAAGCATTTATAATCTTAATTGACCTAAATGTCTAAGATGTTGAAACCATTTTGAAACAATCCAGGATGTTTGTGACCGTTGTTTTGAGGTTTTGAATGAAAACAAAAATTAA
- a CDS encoding DDE-type integrase/transposase/recombinase: MKQYKFTIEDKFRYIKIAESKGLKNAILHFAEEFREIYKSKSKSKKADKEWMLHIYANNLIRNWQKKFYNNDMKSLISVRGKIKSPRKPKKKYTINDLSENDREVYQEIMENVLRRYGIDPAIVLEELKKRKQEQEKDKGKIENCTRICSVFNINRTSIYEKIRVKKPPKKMIYDEKLLEWIRENFNLNRKVKGRDVLYNIYINQGNYVSTYVFQKHYEFLGLKSLAYKKQGKPAPKEKKFTRIWTEDHIKGDFSSENFGEKWFADIKFIKINNEWFYLHSIIETKSNYLLNFSVSKTRFSEETINLVKETIKKYNIKPKFFHSDHGVEYANYKFANFLKQNNIQQSMSPKGYALANRPIEYFYAVFQRELLNIEGENFENVPTAYQKISSFIDWYNYERPQSCLSYKTPSYYMR; the protein is encoded by the coding sequence ATGAAACAATACAAATTCACAATTGAAGACAAATTTAGATACATAAAAATTGCCGAATCTAAAGGGTTAAAAAACGCAATTTTGCATTTTGCTGAAGAATTTAGAGAAATTTACAAAAGCAAATCGAAAAGCAAAAAAGCGGATAAAGAATGAATGCTGCATATATATGCTAATAATTTGATAAGAAATTGGCAAAAAAAGTTTTATAATAATGATATGAAAAGTTTGATAAGTGTTCGCGGGAAAATCAAATCACCGCGCAAACCAAAGAAGAAATATACAATTAACGATCTTTCTGAAAATGATCGTGAAGTTTATCAAGAAATAATGGAGAATGTTCTTAGAAGATACGGGATTGACCCCGCAATTGTTCTTGAGGAGCTTAAAAAGCGAAAACAAGAACAAGAAAAAGATAAAGGTAAAATCGAAAATTGCACTAGAATTTGTAGTGTTTTTAACATTAATCGCACTTCGATTTATGAAAAGATAAGGGTGAAAAAACCACCAAAGAAAATGATTTATGATGAAAAGTTACTTGAGTGAATTCGTGAAAATTTCAATTTAAATCGAAAAGTTAAAGGGCGCGACGTTCTATATAATATTTACATAAATCAGGGAAATTATGTAAGCACGTACGTGTTTCAAAAACATTACGAATTTTTAGGATTAAAATCTCTAGCTTATAAAAAGCAAGGAAAACCAGCACCAAAAGAGAAAAAGTTTACGCGAATTTGGACTGAAGATCATATAAAAGGTGACTTTTCCTCAGAAAATTTTGGCGAAAAATGGTTTGCTGATATTAAATTTATCAAAATTAACAACGAATGATTTTACCTACACTCAATTATTGAAACAAAATCCAATTACCTGCTAAATTTTTCAGTTTCTAAAACAAGATTTTCAGAAGAAACTATAAACTTAGTAAAAGAAACAATTAAAAAGTATAATATTAAACCAAAATTTTTCCATTCAGATCATGGTGTGGAATATGCAAACTACAAATTTGCTAATTTTTTAAAACAAAACAATATCCAACAATCAATGTCCCCAAAAGGTTATGCCCTTGCAAACCGGCCTATTGAATATTTTTATGCAGTTTTTCAGCGAGAATTGCTTAATATTGAGGGCGAAAATTTTGAAAATGTGCCTACCGCTTATCAAAAAATAAGTTCATTTATTGATTGGTATAACTATGAAAGGCCTCAAAGTTGCTTATCATATAAAACTCCAAGTTATTATATGAGGTAA